cgGTGCTACTCgcttaaaaatcttcggcgactcccagttggtggctcaataggtgatgaacaagtgcgacgcagtcaatgacagcatgctaGCGTATAAGGAGGTATATAACAAACTCGAGAAAACCTTCGACGGCTGTGAAGTTAATCACATCAGCAGAGTcaacaacgatgaagccgacgttctggcAAACATCAGCTTGCAGTGCCTTCCCATACCGCCTGGAGTCTTTTGGGAAGATATCAGTGagagatcaaccaaggcgaagaaggTGCCGAAGCAgccaaagaaaaaggagaaacccaagaaagactcgggggctccagcagctCCAGAAACACATACATCGGAAGACGAGGAGGAACCAGAGGAAGTCATGATGATTCAAATTCCCTGGATGCAGGTTTACCTAGAGTACATCACGAAGAAAGAGATACCCGAAGATctggttgaggcaaggcgagttattcgacgatccaaagccttcaccgTGGTCAAGAGAGAACTATACAAACGAAGCATCTCAGGAGTATTgcagaggtgcgtcacacccgaagaaggatgaATTATATTAAAAGacatacacgaaggaatatgcgggcaccacgcaagcagtcgagcaatagcagccaaagcTTTTCGCGCAGGGTTTTATTGGCTGACGACAATAGAAAATGCAAAAGACATAGTACGCACTTGCAACGCGTGTCAGAGATTCGCAAACAAACCCCACTCTCCAGAAGCAGAATTAATGCTGATACCATTGGCATGGCCTTTCGCACAATGGGGGCttgacatggtgggaaaattacacaagtcctggccaggaggacacGTGTATTTGCCCGTGGctatcgataaattcaccaagtggattgaagcagTACCAGTAACTTCGGCAGATGCAACATCAGCGGTGAACTTCATCAAGGGGATAGTTTTTCGGTTCGGCGTCCCCAACATCATAGTTACGGACAACAGCAGCAATTTCACCTCCCGAGAATTCAAGGACTACTGTGCAGGTGTGGGCATCAAGTTCCAGTTCGCATAGGTGGCGCAcctgcaaaccaatggtcaagtcgataaAGCCAATGGTcttatctgcaacggcctcaagaagCGTCTATTAACACCACTGGAGAAAGCGCGACATACCTGGGTCGATGAGCTGCCTTACGTGTTGTGGAGCTTACAAACAACGCCAAACGCAGCAACCCAAGAAACACcattcttcttggtccatggagccaAGGTAGtgctgccaatagaaatagaacacaactccCCCAGAGTCGCCGAAtatgaagaggaaacttcgcagaAGGCGCGGGAGGATGATgttgatgcactcgacgaagcaagAGATGAGGTACTATCAAGAGCAAACGCGTATCAGCAGAATCTCAaaaattatcacagccgacgttTGCGGCCCAGGTCCTTTCAAGTCGGTGATCTAGTCCTTCGACTCACACAAGATGGACACGAGAAATTTGAATCTCCATGGTTGGGACCGTATATCGTCACTGAAGTTATTCCAGGAGGAGCTTATCAATTGAAGGACAAGAAATCGGGCAAGGATGAACCAAACCTGTGGAATGTGGCGCAGCTATGACATTTCTACGCGTAGAAATCAATATAGTATTAACTATGTAAGCATACATTGTATCTAAAAagctcgcaagttttcagacacactcttttcctttcaaggCACTGAGTGGGGCTAGAAGGTTTTTATTGAGGCAGGcttgcgatgctgcaatatagcaTGGTTGAAATAAAAATAGTGATGACATATACTCTTTTCAAGCTAGGCTCGGGGGCTCGAACCCAGCAAATTTACAATATATTCGACTTCAAAGCATCTATCAATTTACACGCCTTGGTTCCATGAAAAACCTCGCAAACAATAAATATAGTCACGCCAGCCGAGACACTCGGGGGTTCAAAGGGAAAAAAGATAACACAAGAGTTTGCTTTGACTTTACATGAGTCTCgtaataatagttacaatatacaCTACTTACAGATATATGAAACTCTGCACTTTAGTTCAAACCTAAACGCACTCGaaggaaaaataaaaaagaacTCTCATATCAATCTGTCTATGCTTATATTTTCTCTTGCAGTGCGGACAATCTGTGTCGAATCATCATACCGAAATTCCTTGAAGATATTGGCGTCCACCCTAAGAAGCTCATCGATCATTTTTTTCGGCAATGGGAGACACAGCCGCATTATGTCTGTCAACATTTTCCCTCCTCTTCGACATCTTGAGGTAAAAAGTATCGACAACATTGCTAAAGTCcaacttcgagtggcagatcttcaACCAAATCAAGGCCACCTTGGCGCCCGCCACCATTTGAGCCTTCACAAAGTCATGAATACTATGCACGTCCTTAAATTTACCCATAAGCTCGGTAAGATTTCCAGGCTGagggttccgaggaaacatagcaTTGTCCACCATGGCCAAAGTGCTGCCAAAGAAGTCACGGAATTCCCGAACTTGGGAGGCTCGATTCTGGAATTGAACGATATAGCGAGTGCGACCTTCATTTGCCCAGAAGTCAATATCATTCGTCCTCGCCAGTCGAAGAAGGACTCCGACTCGCGAGTTTACTCTCTGCTCTTTGGTGGCAGCATCCAGAAACGAACCTATAAGCAACACAAGGAAGAAACAACACAACGTAAGAAAGGATACAAAGAATATCAAGGAAGTGACAAGATAAAAGTAACAGGTAGTGACCTCACTTTACAAAGTGCAAGTCCCTGTGCATTAGTGCTAGTCCCggatcgaactgctagcacacacagtttgaGATGAATTATCAAATAGCAAAGGTCTCAATTACAGCAAATGATCCAGCAGAAGCTAAAATAGTTcgatacaacttgcatagctcaaGGGCTAGCATAAACATAAATCCGAGTTCAACATCAAACAGAAAGCAAATAGCATGGAGTTCCCTTCCTTCACGGATGCCACAGGCAGGCATGTTGGACAAAGACTCGTGATCCTAACATCTTCTTCAGCAGCTAGGGATACCTGCAACATCAAACATTGCAGCCCGAAGGAATCAATACATTTGAaattgtattggcaaggacacttttTGTGGAATCAAAAGGCATCCTACACCTACGTGCACATCTGGCAGGTAGAGCTCGGGTtctttttgcataaagccaatttttccatatcgtttatcaaaagattttctttcaatctaattaacattaacattggtaaatccccaatgtaccaattaacattagcattggtaaagccccaatgtaccttcctacccttgttcacccaccggtttttatttaagaaattgggatgaagagatcttcgaacaagagacttgtcagttcgctcaagttgtccataactgGGGACAcgactaagtacttagattttacacgctcgagaggttgtacacctttacccacatgactaggtcaatccttctacctcaTTGCACATTTTGCTCAAGGACAAGTGtagaccgtggccgagaccttctgtgtgtaatcacccgaaccattccctaCGGGCCCGGTTCCACCTACAGTATCCacctctaccaccacctggcccctaggatccgggttcatacaacatactttaTCAAGCtagagccatagtagcatgttGTTGTACGGGAAGCTAATGAGCAAGATTTttctacaatctctttaagcctgggtgactttccgcaagtgtgcaTTAGCACCCGGGTCTTGCccccctgatacagccaccctctccataactccaccattcacccatgtaattcattaaacttagttgtttttccataACCTGTATCAAAACCttttccatggcatagcaggtgtaacggcccagggtagcacccctattagatatgtttgtgtttttattttgtgcatcatcatgacatcatgcatcatatcattcatggtttttacaaaataaaaattattttgaaACCCTAATTAATTTGTTTCCCCTGTCATATGGTTTAATAAACCCCCTCTCCTCTttcatttaacaaaccctaaaatCAAAACAGATACAAATATTATTTTAATTACTTTGTTCTCTATCTCTCCATCTCTTTTTCAAATTAAAACTTTGTTTGAATTGTATTCAAACTCAGTTTGCAAAATAGTTTTGAAAAGAAAGGAGAAAGATATTTTTAAAAGGAAACAACAAAACCTTCCCCTCTCCTTGGGCTCTCTCTCTCCCGTGGCCCTCTTCCTTTCTCCCGTGGAAGCCCATTTCTTTCTTTGCCTCATCCTTTGCTCCAGCCCACCTTCTCTCACGTGTTCTGCTCCTTCTTCCCTATACGGCAACGCATCCGTGCTCCTGCTAGACGCTGTCCAAGCGATGGGACGGCTCCCATGCAGCGCCCCTCTCCCTTATAAGCTCCACCCAAAGCTGCACCA
This Lolium perenne isolate Kyuss_39 chromosome 1, Kyuss_2.0, whole genome shotgun sequence DNA region includes the following protein-coding sequences:
- the LOC139832855 gene encoding uncharacterized protein, producing MLAYKEVYNKLEKTFDGCEVNHISRVNNDEADVLANISLQCLPIPPGVFWEDISERSTKAKKVPKQPKKKEKPKKDSGAPAAPETHTSEDEEEPEEVMMIQIPWMQVYLEYITKKEIPEDLVEARRVIRRSKAFTVVKRELYKRSISGVLQRCVTPEEG